The genomic stretch AAGGCCGGAAGAATGATGACCTCGGGCTCTGGGGACGAGACCAGCCGGGCCCGCTCGGCCTGAGGTTCGATCAGGCCGAAGCAGCCGGGGCCCAGTTCCTCGCGGGAGGTTACGCTGTACGCGTCCATTATGCCGGGGGCGTTGTCGCGGCAGCCGGGCAGAAGGACTTCGCTGCCGCGCGCCCAGAAATGGTCCAGCAGGGGCCATGTGTCGACTTCGCCCCGGGCCGGAAGATATAGCATGACGCTGGAGGCGAGGCGGATGCGCTCCAGGGACAGCAGGTTGGCCCGGATGCGGGCGCTGTCTTCCTGCACCAGGTTCAGGGGCAGATCCTGACGCCGTTTGCGCAGGGCAATTCGCAGAAGGTTTTTGCTGGACTCTTGCATGACGTGAGGCGCTCCTTTACCATGCCGTGAAAACACGACATTTACTCAAAGAGGGGATGACAGGCAAATGGCAAACCGCTTTTGGATAGTTTTTGGGGACATTCATGAACGCATCGGAGCCGTGGAACGGATCGACGATCTCGGCCGCGCCGACGGTGTTTTCCTGTCCGGGGATCTGACCAACCTTGGCACGCGTGAGAGCGCCGGGCGCATCGTTTCCGCCGTGGCCGCGATCAATCCGCGCATCCATGCCCAGATCGGGAACATGGACACCCCGGCCGTGGACCGGGTGCTGACCGAGCAGGGGATCAACGTTCACGCCCGGGTCGTGGATCTTGGCGGCGGAGTCTGCCTGGCCGCCGTGGGCTACTCCACTCCCACCCCCTTCGGCACGCCTTCCGAGGTTGATGAAAACCAGGTCTGCCAGTGGACTCACGACGTGCTGGAGCAAGCCGGAGCCTTCGAGCAGGTCATTCTCATGGTGCACACTCCGCCGCGCGCGGAAGTGGTCGACAAGCTGCCTTCGGGAGCCCATGTCGGCAGTCCGGGGGTGCGCGCACTGATCGAGAAATATCAGCCCGCCATCGTCGTCACCGGCCACATCC from Desulfomicrobium apsheronum encodes the following:
- a CDS encoding metallophosphoesterase family protein, which translates into the protein MANRFWIVFGDIHERIGAVERIDDLGRADGVFLSGDLTNLGTRESAGRIVSAVAAINPRIHAQIGNMDTPAVDRVLTEQGINVHARVVDLGGGVCLAAVGYSTPTPFGTPSEVDENQVCQWTHDVLEQAGAFEQVILMVHTPPRAEVVDKLPSGAHVGSPGVRALIEKYQPAIVVTGHIHEGAGEEMIARSHVLNPGAFAQGGYVRIDETPSGLVAVLRSVA
- a CDS encoding 5-formyltetrahydrofolate cyclo-ligase, with the translated sequence MQESSKNLLRIALRKRRQDLPLNLVQEDSARIRANLLSLERIRLASSVMLYLPARGEVDTWPLLDHFWARGSEVLLPGCRDNAPGIMDAYSVTSREELGPGCFGLIEPQAERARLVSSPEPEVIILPALAFDRRGYRLGFGGGYYDRFLPTLGHAPLLVGPAYAFQVLDSIPVEPWDRPVEMIVTPESILHIPMER